One Halobaculum roseum DNA segment encodes these proteins:
- a CDS encoding DUF5830 family protein — MPPDDDTPARTREETVALGVELLEHLEDDELPLPELIDRLETVTTSPAVTREVLDEAERRGVIDREDAVVRVHGSGFVRFDSQVIRREGDFSCRRCGAGITTGHFVRLDAGELGPFGSSCIRKVTGREE; from the coding sequence GTGCCCCCGGACGACGACACGCCCGCCCGAACTCGCGAGGAGACGGTCGCGCTCGGCGTGGAGCTGCTGGAGCACCTCGAGGACGACGAGCTCCCGCTCCCCGAGCTGATCGACCGGCTGGAGACGGTGACGACGAGCCCCGCGGTCACCCGCGAGGTGCTCGACGAGGCCGAACGCCGCGGGGTCATCGACCGCGAGGACGCGGTCGTTCGCGTCCACGGCTCCGGGTTCGTCCGGTTCGACTCGCAGGTGATCCGTCGGGAGGGAGACTTCTCGTGTCGTCGCTGCGGCGCGGGGATCACGACCGGCCACTTCGTCAGACTCGACGCGGGGGAACTCGGGCCGTTCGGATCCTCGTGTATCCGGAAGGTGACCGGGCGCGAGGAGTGA
- a CDS encoding TVP38/TMEM64 family protein — MNRRALVGGLVAAAVVIAAVLSSPSAVLDRIAWVTAEPWRLVAILAALAVVRPLLAWPVTLLAVVAGYGLGLSAIPLSLAAMVATSVPPYLFARRGRDAGDALAGGDRISTAVNGLLDRAVGAGERAVSVAGGTRSVAASRLLPFPSDAVSVAAGLAGVRAGPFVLGSAVGELPWAVAGTVAGASAGRVAEVGLDGVIDPWLIGTAALGGLLLLAGPAYRHYRSTSV, encoded by the coding sequence GTGAATCGTCGCGCGCTCGTCGGGGGCCTCGTCGCCGCCGCGGTGGTGATCGCGGCCGTCCTCTCCTCCCCGAGCGCCGTGCTCGACCGGATCGCGTGGGTCACCGCCGAGCCGTGGCGGCTCGTCGCGATCCTGGCCGCGCTCGCGGTCGTTCGTCCGTTGCTCGCGTGGCCGGTGACGCTGTTGGCGGTCGTCGCCGGCTACGGCCTGGGCCTGTCGGCGATCCCGCTGTCGCTCGCCGCGATGGTGGCGACCTCGGTCCCGCCGTATCTGTTCGCCAGACGCGGGCGCGACGCGGGCGACGCGCTCGCCGGCGGCGACCGGATCTCGACGGCCGTCAACGGCCTCCTCGATCGCGCCGTCGGCGCCGGCGAGCGGGCCGTCTCCGTCGCCGGGGGTACCCGCTCGGTCGCCGCCTCCCGGCTCCTCCCGTTCCCCTCCGACGCCGTCTCCGTCGCCGCCGGGCTCGCGGGCGTCCGCGCCGGGCCGTTCGTCCTCGGGAGCGCGGTGGGGGAGCTCCCGTGGGCCGTCGCCGGCACCGTCGCCGGCGCGTCCGCCGGGCGCGTCGCCGAGGTCGGGCTCGACGGGGTGATCGACCCGTGGTTGATCGGGACGGCGGCGCTGGGCGGGCTCCTCCTCCTCGCGGGGCCGGCCTACCGCCACTACCGCTCGACGTCGGTCTGA
- a CDS encoding nitrite/sulfite reductase, with protein sequence MPTDVENWKSEVYGNEIREHLMEFAEEGWESIPEDEHDAWFERFKWWGLYHQRNGQESYFMMRIGTPNGVLKPGQVEVVADIADEYARGPAENPEFGDAYVDWTTRQSIQLHWIRLEDVPEIFEKLEANGLSTQQACGDSWRNIVGCPVAGKDSNEFVDALPVAMDLNETFKGNDEHSNLPRKWKVSVTGCEEGCGQGDINDLAFEPAEKDGVKGFNVRVGGGLSRNEPRLARDIDVFVPPEDADAVAGGISALFREYGDREDRYNARMKFLTDEWGTEKIRETLQEEFVDFELQHAGEDLRDEYTYNSGRNDAGHHDHVGVNEQNDGDYYVGLNVLVGRMGADDTRELARIADEYGSGEVRVTQRQNVIVTDVPEEDLDALLAEDLLDTYEPDPHTFMRGSIACTGTEFCSLSIVETKNRQVRYARWLKENVEVPDGVEDFHIHLSGCTASCAQPQIADISLRGMKTRKDGEPVEALDIGLGGGLGAEPRFAEWVEQRVPADEVPGAIANLLANFEERREGDESFRDFVERTDEETLAELVEPEETAYEDPYMHNTKMTWYPYADEDDMDASPAPARADGSPIPSDD encoded by the coding sequence ATGCCCACGGACGTCGAAAACTGGAAATCGGAGGTGTACGGCAACGAGATCAGGGAGCACCTGATGGAGTTCGCCGAGGAGGGGTGGGAGTCGATCCCGGAGGACGAACACGACGCCTGGTTCGAGCGCTTCAAGTGGTGGGGGCTGTACCACCAGCGGAACGGCCAGGAGAGCTACTTCATGATGCGGATCGGGACGCCCAACGGCGTGCTGAAGCCGGGGCAGGTCGAGGTCGTCGCCGATATCGCCGACGAGTACGCCCGCGGCCCCGCCGAGAACCCCGAGTTCGGCGACGCGTACGTCGACTGGACGACCCGCCAGTCGATCCAGCTCCACTGGATCCGCCTGGAGGACGTGCCCGAGATCTTCGAGAAGCTGGAGGCGAACGGGCTGTCCACCCAACAGGCGTGTGGCGACTCCTGGCGCAACATCGTCGGCTGCCCCGTCGCCGGCAAGGACTCCAACGAGTTCGTCGACGCGCTGCCGGTCGCGATGGACCTCAACGAGACGTTCAAGGGCAACGACGAGCACTCGAACCTCCCCCGCAAGTGGAAGGTGAGCGTCACCGGTTGCGAGGAGGGCTGCGGCCAGGGCGACATCAACGACCTCGCGTTCGAGCCGGCCGAGAAGGACGGCGTCAAGGGGTTCAACGTCCGCGTCGGCGGCGGCCTCTCGCGCAACGAGCCGCGGCTCGCCCGTGACATCGACGTGTTCGTCCCGCCGGAGGACGCCGACGCGGTCGCGGGCGGCATCTCGGCGCTGTTTCGCGAGTACGGCGACCGCGAGGACCGCTACAACGCCCGGATGAAGTTCCTCACCGACGAGTGGGGGACCGAGAAGATCCGCGAGACGCTCCAGGAGGAGTTCGTCGACTTCGAGCTCCAGCACGCCGGCGAGGACCTGCGCGACGAGTACACGTACAACTCCGGCCGCAACGACGCGGGCCACCACGACCACGTCGGCGTCAACGAGCAGAACGACGGCGACTACTACGTCGGCCTGAACGTCCTGGTCGGCCGGATGGGCGCCGACGACACCCGAGAGCTCGCCCGCATCGCCGACGAATACGGCTCCGGCGAGGTCCGCGTCACCCAGCGCCAGAACGTCATCGTCACCGACGTGCCCGAGGAGGACCTCGACGCGCTGCTCGCCGAGGACCTGCTCGACACCTACGAGCCGGACCCGCACACGTTCATGCGCGGCTCCATCGCCTGCACGGGGACGGAGTTCTGCTCGCTGTCCATCGTCGAGACGAAGAACCGGCAGGTGCGGTACGCCCGCTGGCTCAAGGAGAACGTCGAGGTGCCCGACGGCGTCGAGGACTTCCACATCCACCTGTCGGGCTGCACCGCCTCCTGCGCGCAGCCGCAGATCGCCGACATCAGCCTCCGCGGCATGAAGACCCGCAAGGACGGCGAGCCGGTCGAGGCGCTCGACATCGGCCTCGGCGGCGGCCTCGGCGCCGAGCCGCGCTTCGCCGAGTGGGTCGAACAGCGCGTGCCCGCCGACGAGGTTCCCGGCGCGATCGCGAACCTCCTCGCCAACTTCGAGGAGCGCCGCGAGGGGGACGAGTCCTTCCGCGACTTCGTCGAGCGGACCGACGAGGAGACGCTCGCCGAGCTCGTCGAGCCCGAGGAGACCGCCTACGAGGACCCGTACATGCACAACACGAAGATGACGTGGTACCCGTACGCCGACGAGGACGACATGGACGCGTCGCCGGCGCCGGCGCGCGCCGACGGCAGCCCTATCCCGTCGGACGACTGA
- a CDS encoding GNAT family N-acetyltransferase translates to MTVRSGRPADEPAIRTLQRLLREPSPTLRSHALRTGDALVDETADGAVVGYLLPVAGDGVHVAELAVHPAHRRAGRATRLLRELLARADGRVTLLVAADNDGARRLYESLGFRPTARRPDFYDDGTDAILLAREPAE, encoded by the coding sequence GTGACGGTCCGATCCGGCCGGCCGGCCGACGAGCCGGCGATCCGAACGCTGCAGCGACTGCTCCGCGAGCCGAGCCCGACGCTGCGTTCGCACGCCCTCCGAACCGGCGACGCGCTCGTCGACGAGACGGCCGACGGCGCCGTCGTCGGCTACCTGCTCCCGGTCGCCGGCGACGGCGTTCACGTGGCGGAGCTCGCCGTCCATCCCGCCCACAGGCGGGCGGGACGGGCGACCCGCCTCCTCCGGGAGCTCCTCGCCCGCGCCGACGGTCGCGTCACGCTCCTCGTCGCCGCCGACAACGACGGCGCGAGGCGCCTGTACGAGTCGCTCGGCTTCCGCCCGACCGCGCGGCGACCTGATTTCTACGACGACGGCACGGACGCGATACTGCTGGCTCGCGAGCCGGCGGAATAG
- a CDS encoding DUF7115 domain-containing protein, producing MSLPELVRGELGDEDPVARVHLGGDDELFVTPTRTLIYRAEGLLSDESTDELPHDAERVAVSESRRKAKFTLEYGLDGERTFSVPRGSLDEVLHPVLAGVLSASGITDPGETVERTFRFSELTLVVTSARLVKHIGAAVWDDDYEEFHYDDVTDLTFEEGSVATTLVLTVNGRQERFKAPSDSARAIKERLTNALLAHYDVDSLEEFRALAAAADGEDDADESVDRTDFGGGPDPLSAEPAEVDTDAGTREEPLADEEAAEPSADAAAGASEQSGTAGAAGTAAATGMHRDADAVDAADPGAVDADAAGAEAAERDGFGDSGFEPAEPTDDVAEEVAALRELVERQGEQIERQTELVEQLIEELRRGR from the coding sequence ATGAGTCTGCCGGAACTGGTCCGGGGAGAGCTGGGCGATGAGGACCCCGTCGCCCGCGTCCACCTCGGCGGGGACGACGAACTGTTCGTCACCCCGACCCGCACGCTGATCTACCGCGCGGAAGGGCTGCTCTCCGACGAGTCCACCGATGAGCTCCCCCACGACGCCGAGCGCGTGGCCGTCTCCGAGTCGCGTCGGAAGGCGAAGTTCACCCTCGAGTACGGCCTCGACGGCGAGCGCACGTTCTCCGTGCCGCGCGGCTCCCTCGACGAAGTCCTCCACCCCGTGCTCGCGGGCGTCCTCTCGGCGTCCGGGATCACCGACCCGGGCGAGACCGTCGAGCGCACCTTCCGCTTCTCGGAGCTCACGCTCGTCGTCACCTCCGCACGGCTGGTCAAGCACATCGGCGCGGCCGTCTGGGACGACGACTACGAGGAGTTCCACTACGACGACGTGACCGACCTCACCTTCGAGGAGGGGAGCGTCGCCACCACGCTGGTGCTCACCGTCAACGGGCGCCAGGAGCGGTTCAAGGCGCCCAGCGACAGCGCCCGAGCGATCAAAGAGCGCCTCACGAACGCGCTGTTGGCCCACTACGACGTGGACTCGCTGGAGGAGTTCCGCGCGCTCGCGGCGGCCGCCGACGGCGAGGACGACGCCGACGAGTCGGTCGACCGGACCGACTTCGGCGGCGGCCCCGACCCGCTGTCGGCCGAGCCCGCGGAGGTCGACACCGACGCCGGCACCCGCGAGGAGCCGCTCGCCGACGAGGAGGCCGCCGAGCCGAGCGCGGACGCCGCGGCCGGGGCGAGCGAACAGTCGGGGACGGCCGGCGCCGCGGGGACCGCGGCCGCGACGGGGATGCACAGGGACGCCGACGCGGTCGACGCGGCCGATCCGGGGGCCGTCGACGCCGACGCCGCCGGAGCCGAGGCGGCCGAGCGCGACGGCTTCGGCGACTCGGGGTTCGAGCCCGCCGAACCCACCGACGACGTGGCCGAGGAAGTGGCGGCCCTCAGGGAGCTCGTCGAGCGCCAGGGCGAGCAGATCGAACGCCAGACGGAGCTCGTCGAGCAGCTGATCGAGGAACTGCGCCGCGGCCGTTGA